The sequence TGTGGCTAAGGAGTGGGTTGATTTGGCTCTCcataaaaagaaggaagaaaaatctAAACGTTACGTTGCCTAGAAGGCATAAGCTCAGACagacaaaaaattaaaggaaactCCCTCCAAACTGTCTGAGTGTGATAAGGCCAGAAAGAGCATCGAGGCCTCGATTGATAGTTTTGAAAGGTAGGCCCAAGAACAACTCCATCACTTGCGAGAGGCACAAAGTCAACTTGTTATTGTTCGAGCGACAATTTCTGAGCTGAACAAGGAATTGGAGCAAAAAACCAAGGATATGAGTAAGATCGAACAAGTTGCATTTGATTTAGGATTAAAAGAAACTGAAGCCCACCTTAAGTCCCAAATCCCAATGGTGTGCTGAAGCTTCTGTCTTCGGACCTGGGTTAAGGCCCTAAATGCTGCTAGTGTAGATCCTTCTTCAGAGCTGAGAAATCCGAAAAATGTGTTTTATCCTCAAGCCATTAGAGTGCACACTCCTGCTCAACCTCCTTCGAGCACCACTACCACTACCCAGCCTTCCCTAACCGAAAATCCACCCCCAAAATCTAGCACAACTGCCCCTTCTACCTCTACTATTGCAGCTAAGACACCTTCTTTGGAAAAGAATCCAACCTCGGTTGAAGCAGCTCTTTGGCATCTCAACCTACTGCAGAAAGGTAGGTCTCGAGGGACGTCAAGAAGTAGAAAACACCAGAGGCTTTAAGGACACAATAGAGGCTGGGTTGGAATGCCCTTTCGCtatatttgtctttttttttatatggccTTAAGTATTATGGCCTCTTCCATATCTTTTTGTGTATTGAATTTGATGAATGTTTAATCTCGCTAATACAAGAAAACtccaattctttttttattttgcatacTTTTCAGTAAACTTCAATTCCTGCACtctacaatttgtttttttttttttttttttaagtacgaATTAGTTCTAAGCAAACTATTTATTATTTCCAATGTGTGATAACTTACCCAAGGGAAGCAATTCGGGGACTTGAGACCAACCGAGGTTCCATTTATACCATAACCATAAATctaggtgttaatttacccaaggcaggtGATCTGAGGAATCGAACctgaccaaggttctatttaactcTTGGCAATTTAtttaagtattaatttacccaaggcaggtGATCCAAGGAATCGAACCcgaccgaggttctgtttaacccttgGCGATTTATCTAAAAACATTTCTGATCAAACCAAAGAGTGCAACAAAGCTGATCAATAcatctcaaatatatatatatatatatatatatatatatatatatttgcttacAAAATAGACAACTAATAATGATATTTCCgcaagttatttacatttcaCGGTCGAGGAACTACAACCCCGTCTAGATCTTCCAACCGATAAGCCCCCATTTCCGCTATAGAAGTTACCCGGTAAGGACCTTCCCAATTAGGACCCAGTTTTCCCCAAAAGGGGTTCCTTAGATTTCTGACCACTTTATGCAAAACGAGATCTCCGGGAATGAACACCCTAACCTTGATCCCTTTGTCAAATCCTTGCCTAAGTTTCTGTTGGTACCATGCCAATCTGACCGCAGCTATTTCCCTTTGTTCCTCGGCTAAGTCAAGATCAAGAGATAGTAATCGGTCATTGTTGCCACTGAGGAGTTGGTTGGAACTTAATGTTGGGAAACCTGTTTCAATAGGAATAACTGCCTCAAACCCATACGTCATGGAAAATGGGCTCTCGCCTGTAGATCTTCTAGGAGTTGTGcaatatgtccacaaaacatgGGCAACTCGTCCACCCACTTCCCCTTGGCATCCTCCGATCTTTTCTTTAATCCATCCACAATGACTTTGTTGGTGGCCTCTGCTTGTCCATTACTTTGCCAGTACGATAGGGTtgaatatctattttttatccttaaGTCACAACAGTACCTCCAAAAGGATTTACTATTAAATTGAAGCCCATTATCCGAGATAAGTATGCTAGGGACCTCAAACCTCGTTACAATATTTCGCCACATGAACCTTTTAACATCTTGATCTTGGATGTTTGCCAATGGTtcagcctcgacccatttagtaaaatagtCAGTTGCAACAAGGAGATACCTTCAATTCCCTATTGCCTTAGGGAAAGGTCTCATGATATTCAGCtcccattgtgcaaaaggccaaggactactCAATGGATTTAGCACTCCCCCTAGCTAATGAACGTTAGGAGAATACCTCTACACTGATCACACTTCTTAACATATTCTTGAGAGGACTTTTGCATGCTCAGCCACCAAAAACCTTGCGTTAAGGCTCTATGGGCAAGTGACCTACCCCCTATATGACTACCACAAATTCCCTCAAGCAACTCCTCCAGTAGTATTTCCACTACCTCAGGATAAATGCACAGTAGATATGGCCTCGAATATGAGCGTTTATATAATTTATGATCCTCGAATAGCCAAAATCTTAGTGCTTTCCTACGAACTTTCTTTGCCTCGATTTTATCCTCGGGCAATAATCCACTTCTGAGGAATGTAAACAATGGATTCATCCAACTTGGTCCCATCCAAGTGAAATGGGCATGAACTAGAACCGGCATATCATAAGCAAGTAATGCATAATCCTCCACTAGTATAATCCTAGGCAAATTCTCCCTACTTGTGGTAGCCAGAGTTACGAGCGAATCAGCGTGAGAATTTTTTCTTCGAGGTACCTATTCAAGTGT comes from Castanea sativa cultivar Marrone di Chiusa Pesio chromosome 3, ASM4071231v1 and encodes:
- the LOC142628770 gene encoding uncharacterized protein LOC142628770 yields the protein MTYGFEAVIPIETGFPTLSSNQLLSGNNDRLLSLDLDLAEEQREIAAVRLAWYQQKLRQGFDKGIKVRVFIPGDLVLHKVVRNLRNPFWGKLGPNWEGPYRVTSIAEMGAYRLEDLDGVVVPRP